From the genome of Turicibacter faecis, one region includes:
- a CDS encoding M15 family metallopeptidase translates to MKKIIISLLMIGIPLSLYLPITLSFVSEESDPFSSPEENPLVREVSPPSSTITENDQVSETSSVPEFTVDDFFTIQTLQEKYGDSLASLIPIDPQYIEYDDLRYLEILHVGFDGEIHQGELIVNQAIAEEVLQIFKELYTISFPIEKMKAIHHYDNSDELSMEDNNTSAFNFRMITNGSTPSNHAYGLAIDINPKINPYVYANKVLPANGEDYTDRGQEIPGMITAESEVCEIFKKYGWSWGGDWNQPKDYQHFEKNIS, encoded by the coding sequence ATGAAAAAAATTATCATCTCACTCCTAATGATTGGAATTCCTCTTAGTCTATACCTCCCTATTACCTTATCGTTTGTTTCAGAAGAATCCGATCCTTTTTCTTCACCTGAAGAAAATCCTTTAGTAAGGGAAGTTTCCCCACCTAGTTCAACGATCACCGAAAATGATCAAGTTTCTGAAACATCATCAGTTCCCGAGTTCACGGTAGATGACTTTTTTACCATTCAAACTCTACAAGAAAAATACGGAGACTCTCTCGCTTCCTTAATCCCAATCGATCCACAATACATTGAATATGATGACCTACGGTACCTAGAAATTCTTCATGTTGGTTTTGATGGTGAGATACACCAAGGAGAACTCATTGTAAATCAGGCGATTGCCGAAGAGGTACTACAAATCTTTAAAGAACTTTATACAATTTCTTTTCCAATTGAAAAAATGAAGGCCATCCATCATTACGATAACTCTGATGAATTATCCATGGAAGATAATAATACAAGCGCCTTTAATTTCAGGATGATTACAAATGGATCTACTCCTTCAAATCACGCCTACGGATTAGCGATTGACATTAATCCTAAAATAAATCCTTATGTGTACGCAAATAAAGTGTTACCCGCAAACGGCGAAGACTATACGGACCGGGGACAGGAGATTCCTGGTATGATTACTGCGGAAAGTGAAGTATGTGAAATTTTCAAAAAATATGGTTGGAGTTGGGGTGGTGATTGGAACCAACCAAAAGATTATCAACATTTCGAAAAAAATATATCTTAA
- the gpmI gene encoding 2,3-bisphosphoglycerate-independent phosphoglycerate mutase, protein MTKKPVALIILDGFGLRDETAGNAVQAAKMPNLDRLFHKYPHNTLEASGLGVGLPDGQMGNSEVGHLNLGAGRIVYQSLTRINLAVKNGDLKNDPVIEKGCAHALENNKKVHVMGLLSPGGIHSHNEHIYALVEAAKAQGAKEVYVHIFLDGRDTAPKSALEYVEALENKLTEIGIGKIATVSGRYYAMDRDKNYDRTQLTYDAMTQGTGEKFESAKAGVEASYKNDILDEFVVPFVVDANGLIQDGDTVIFANFRPDRAQQIAIALSNPENVASFAKEGKEALDPSKGPKDVYFISMMSYGDAVKGPVVFGLQDLANTYGEVISANGLKQLRIAETEKYAHVTFFFDGGVDKEIEGATRVLINSPKVATYDLKPEMSAYEVADACVAEINKDIHDTIILNFANPDMVGHTGVFDATVKALEAVDECLGKVVDAIIAKGGVAIITADHGNAEKLVDENGGAYTAHTSNPVPVIVTKEGIELRDGGNLGDLAPTMLQLLNVKQPEEMTGKSIIK, encoded by the coding sequence ATGACTAAAAAACCTGTAGCATTAATTATTTTAGATGGTTTTGGTTTACGTGATGAAACTGCTGGAAATGCAGTTCAAGCAGCTAAAATGCCAAACTTAGATCGTTTATTCCATAAATATCCTCATAATACGTTAGAGGCATCTGGATTAGGAGTTGGATTACCTGATGGACAAATGGGGAACTCAGAGGTAGGACACTTAAACTTAGGTGCAGGACGTATCGTTTATCAATCATTAACTCGTATTAACTTAGCTGTGAAAAATGGAGACTTAAAAAATGATCCTGTTATTGAAAAAGGATGTGCACACGCATTAGAAAATAACAAAAAAGTGCATGTTATGGGATTATTATCACCAGGTGGAATTCACTCACATAATGAGCATATTTACGCGTTAGTAGAAGCAGCTAAAGCTCAAGGTGCAAAAGAAGTGTATGTACATATTTTCTTAGATGGACGCGATACTGCTCCTAAATCAGCATTAGAGTATGTAGAAGCATTAGAAAATAAATTAACAGAAATCGGAATTGGAAAAATTGCGACTGTATCAGGGCGTTATTATGCAATGGACCGCGATAAAAACTATGACCGTACTCAATTAACATATGATGCAATGACTCAAGGAACAGGTGAAAAATTCGAATCAGCGAAAGCTGGGGTTGAAGCTTCATATAAAAACGATATCTTAGATGAATTCGTTGTTCCATTTGTAGTTGATGCAAACGGATTAATTCAAGATGGAGATACAGTAATTTTCGCTAACTTCCGTCCTGACCGTGCACAACAAATTGCAATTGCATTATCTAACCCTGAAAATGTAGCAAGCTTTGCTAAAGAAGGTAAAGAAGCATTAGATCCTTCAAAAGGACCTAAAGATGTTTACTTCATCTCAATGATGTCTTACGGGGATGCTGTAAAAGGACCAGTTGTTTTTGGATTACAGGATTTAGCTAATACTTACGGAGAAGTTATCTCAGCAAACGGATTAAAACAATTACGTATCGCTGAAACTGAAAAATATGCTCACGTTACATTCTTCTTTGACGGTGGGGTAGACAAAGAAATCGAAGGAGCAACACGTGTATTAATTAACTCACCAAAAGTTGCAACATATGATTTAAAACCTGAAATGTCAGCATACGAAGTTGCAGATGCTTGTGTGGCTGAAATTAATAAGGATATTCACGATACAATTATCTTAAACTTTGCTAACCCAGATATGGTAGGACATACAGGGGTATTTGATGCAACAGTTAAAGCTTTAGAAGCAGTTGATGAGTGTTTAGGTAAAGTAGTTGATGCGATTATCGCTAAAGGTGGAGTCGCTATTATTACAGCTGACCACGGAAATGCTGAAAAATTAGTGGACGAAAATGGTGGAGCATATACAGCTCATACATCAAATCCAGTTCCAGTCATCGTAACAAAAGAAGGAATTGAGTTACGTGATGGTGGAAACTTAGGAGACTTAGCACCAACAATGTTACAATTATTAAATGTTAAACAACCTGAAGAAATGACAGGAAAATCAATTATTAAATAA
- a CDS encoding transposase has product MSHDLKMSAKQLLKHYTKRWPIEIFFREVKQNFGMGNYQIRTLQGIKRLMLMIQFVYLYLKRITLNNRCLGDSLRQCQRKQKQELVKLIYHKAQKGVELKTIFEELKIA; this is encoded by the coding sequence ATGAGTCATGATTTGAAAATGTCTGCCAAACAACTACTTAAACACTATACTAAACGTTGGCCTATTGAAATTTTCTTCCGAGAAGTGAAGCAAAATTTCGGAATGGGGAACTATCAAATTCGAACTTTACAAGGGATTAAACGATTGATGTTAATGATTCAATTCGTTTACCTTTATTTAAAACGAATAACGTTAAATAATCGTTGTTTGGGTGACAGTTTACGCCAGTGTCAACGAAAGCAAAAACAAGAATTAGTGAAATTAATTTATCATAAAGCTCAAAAAGGTGTGGAATTAAAAACCATTTTTGAAGAGTTGAAAATTGCATAG